The Brassica napus cultivar Da-Ae chromosome C7, Da-Ae, whole genome shotgun sequence genome has a segment encoding these proteins:
- the LOC106390211 gene encoding pentatricopeptide repeat-containing protein At2g17525, mitochondrial, with protein sequence MLRISNLSTSSRYVAVTTRIRLQLRCLCSPSPPPSSSSSVPSEDHIVRLILDQKSPSGALQTFQWASTFPGFTHSHSTYRALFHKLCSFRLFETVYQLLDEMPNSIGSLPDDAIFITIVRGLGRAKLTKRVINVVDLVSRFGTKPSVKVFNSILHVLVREDIDIAREFFRRKMMASGIQGDEYTYGILMKGLCLTNRIGDGFKLLQIMKTRGGVAPNAVIYNTLLHALCKNGKVGRARSLMCEMKEPNDVTFNILISAYCNEQKLVQSMVLLEKCFGLGFLPDVVTVTKVMEVLCSEGRVFEALEVLERVESKGSKVDVVACNTLVKGYCAVGKVRVAQRFFEEMERKGYLPNVETYNLLVNGFCEAGMLDSALDIFNDMKTDAVRRNFATFNTLVKGLSVGGRVNDGLKILELMEESENVRGARVDPYNSVVYGFYKENRWEEALEFLLKMEKLFPRAVDRSFKLINLCEKGSVDDVKTAYDQMIGEGGVPNVVVSHCLVHRYSQEGYMEETLELINDMVTRGYLPQSSTFNAVVLGFCKQDRVMNGIRFVEDMAERGCVPDGESYNPLLGELCVKGDLQKAWLTFSRMVEKSIVPDSSMWSSLMYCLSQKTAFHRDIDTLLEDIIKT encoded by the coding sequence ATGCTGAGAATCTCAAATCTTTCGACATCTTCTCGATACGTGGCAGTGACCACAAGAATACGGCTTCAACTACGTTGTCTCTGCTCACCTTctccaccaccatcatcatcctcttctgTGCCTAGCGAGGACCATATCGTCCGTCTCATCCTAGACCAAAAATCACCTTCAGGAGCTCTACAAACTTTCCAATGGGCCTCCACTTTCCCTGGGTTTACCCACTCTCACTCCACATACCGTGCTCTCTTCCACAAGCTCTGTTCTTTCCGCCTTTTCGAAACCGTCTACCAACTGCTCGACGAAATGCCTAACTCTATCGGTTCCCTTCCAGACGACGCTATCTTCATAACCATCGTCCGAGGATTAGGCCGCGCTAAACTAACCAAACGTGTGATCAATGTCGTCGATCTTGTTTCGAGATTTGGGACCAAACCATCAGTAAAAGTTTTCAATTCGATTCTTCATGTGTTGGTGAGAGAAGATATTGACATAGCTAGAGAGTTCTTCAGAAGGAAGATGATGGCTAGTGGGATCCAAGGTGATGAGTACACATACGGGATCTTGATGAAAGGTCTTTGCTTGACGAACAGGATTGGCGATGGTTTCAAGCTTCTTCAGATCATGAAGACACGCGGCGGTGTGGCTCCAAACGCTGTGATTTATAACACTTTGCTTCATGCACTTTGCAAAAACGGGAAAGTTGGGAGAGCGCGGAGTTTGATGTGTGAGATGAAGGAACCGAATGATGTGACTTTCAACATCTTGATATCTGCTTACTGCAACGAGCAGAAGTTGGTTCAGTCAATGGTGTTGCTGGAGAAATGCTTTGGTTTGGGGTTTCTTCCTGATGTTGTCACGGTGACTAAGGTGATGGAAGTTTTGTGCAGTGAAGGACGTGTGTTTGAGGCGCTCGAGGTTTTAGAGAGAGTGGAAAGTAAAGGAAGTAAAGTAGATGTTGTAGCTTGTAACACTTTGGTAAAAGGGTACTGTGCGGTGGGGAAAGTAAGAGTTGCTCAGCGCTTCTTTGAAGAGATGGAGAGGAAGGGTTACTTGCCTAATGTAGAAACGTACAATCTGTTGGTTAATGGGTTTTGTGAAGCTGGAATGTTGGATTCAGCTCTTGACATTTTCAACGATATGAAAACGGATGCGGTTAGAAGGAACTTTGCTACATTTAACACGTTGGTAAAAGGGCTATCAGTAGGAGGGAGGGTTAACGATGGTTTAAAGATATTGGAACTTATGGAGGAAAGCGAGAACGTTCGTGGGGCGAGAGTTGATCCTTACAATAGTGTTGTCTATGGCTTTTACAAAGAAAACCGTTGGGAGGAAGCTCTGGAGTTCTTGCTGAAGATGGAGAAACTGTTTCCGAGGGCTGTTGACAGAAGCTTCAAGTTGATAAATTTATGTGAGAAAGGCAGTGTGGATGATGTGAAGACAGCGTATGATCAAATGATCGGAGAAGGAGGAGTGCCTAATGTGGTAGTATCACATTGCTTGGTTCATAGGTACAGCCAAGAAGGCTACATGGAAGAAACACTTGAGCTTATAAACGACATGGTGACCAGAGGCTATTTGCCTCAGTCGTCAACATTCAATGCTGTCGTTCTTGGTTTCTGTAAGCAAGATAGAGTCATGAACGGCATCAGGTTTGTGGAAGACATGGCTGAAAGAGGTTGCGTACCTGATGGAGAAAGCTACAATCCGTTGCTAGGAGAATTGTGCGTGAAGGGTGATTTGCAGAAGGCTTGGTTGACTTTCTCACGAATGGTGGAGAAGAGTATTGTCCCTGATTCTTCTATGTGGAGTTCACTGATGTATTGTCTCAGCCAGAAAACCGCGTTCCACAGAGACATAGACACCTTATTGGAGGACATAATCAAAACTTAG
- the LOC106390212 gene encoding SRSF protein kinase 1 produces MSCSSSSGSEEDDEGFDSYRKGGYHAVRIGDQFSGGRYIAQRKLGWGQFSTVWLAYDTHTSNYVALKIQKSAQHFSQAALHEIELLQAAADGDPANTKCVVRLIDDFKHAGPNGQHLCMVLEFLGDSLLRLIKYNRYKAMELNKVREICKCILTGLDYLHRELGMIHSDLKPENILLCSTIDAAKDPIRSGLTPILEKPEGNQNGAATMNLIEKKLKRRARRAVAKISGRRVSIVGLSETPTKTVRSLDGIDMRCKVVDFGNACWADNKFAEEIQTRQYRAPEVILQSGYSFSVDMWSFACTAFELATGDMLFAPKDGNGYGEDEDHLALMMELLGKIPRKIATGGARSKDYFDRHGDLKRIRRLKYWPLDRLLTDKYKLPEAEAREFAEFLCPILAFEPEKRPTAQQCLQHPWLNLRAQNNEDQVEG; encoded by the exons ATGTCGTGTTCATCCTCGTCTGGATCAGAAGAAGACGATGAGGGCTTCGATTCGTACCGTAAAGGTGGATATCACGCCGTTAGAATCGGAGACCAGTTTTCCGGTGGCCGTTACATTGCTCAGAGAAAACTTGGTTGGGGCCAATTCTCCACCGTTTGGCTTGCCTATGATACTCACACCTCT AATTATGTTGCTTTGAAGATTCAGAAGAGCGCCCAACACTTTTCTCAAGCTGCACTTCACGAGATCGAACTTCTTCAAGCTGCCGCTGATGGAGATCCTGCCAACACCAAATGTGTTGTTCGTCTAATCGATGACTTCAAGCACGCAGGTCCCAACGGGCAGCATTTATGCATGGTGCTCGAGTTTCTCGGCGATAGCTTGCTCCGTTTGATTAAATACAATCGGTATAAAGCCATGGAGTTGAATAAAGTGCGGGAGATATGCAAATGTATACTGACCGGTCTGGATTATCTGCACCGTGAACTCGGTATGATCCACTCCGACTTAAAACCCGAAAACATTCTTCTTTGTTCCACCATTGACGCTGCCAAGGATCCCATCAGATCTGGACTCACACCGATACTAGAAAAACCCGAGGGAAACCAAAACGGTGCAGCAACCATGAATCTGATTGAGAAGAAGTTGAAGAGGAGAGCAAGAAGAGCGGTTGCTAAAATATCGGGAAGAAGAGTTTCCATAGTGGGTTTAAGTGAGACACCGACAAAGACCGTCAGAAGTTTAGATGGGATTGATATGAGATGCAAAGTTGTGGACTTTGGGAACGCTTGTTGGGCTGATAACAAGTTTGCGGAAGAGATACAGACAAGACAGTACAGAGCTCCTGAGGTAATACTTCAGTCAGGCTACTCTTTCTCTGTTGACATGTGGTCTTTTGCTTGTACCGCTTTTGAGCTTGCCACAGGAGATATGCTTTTCGCTCCAAAAGATGGAAATGGTTATGGAGAAGACGAG GACCACCTTGCTCTTATGATGGAACTCTTAGGAAAAATACCTCGGAAG ATTGCCACTGGAGGTGCGAGATCAAAGGATTACTTTGACAGACATGGGGACCTAAAGAGGATCCGGAGGTTGAAATATTGGCCACTGGACCGTTTACTGACCGATAAGTACAAGCTGCCTGAAGCAGAAGCACGCGAATTTGCGGAATTTCTTTGTCCGATTCTTGCTTTTGAGCCAGAGAAACGACCTACTGCTCAACAATGCCTGCAGCATCCTTGGCTGAATCTCAGGGCGCAGAACAATGAAGATCAGGTTGAAGGTTAG